One Bacteroidales bacterium DNA segment encodes these proteins:
- the thiL gene encoding thiamine-phosphate kinase, with the protein MSNKSKRTELHELGEFRVIDHLTERAKNTNKSTIKGVGDDATVINPDGKRMVVTTDLLLEGVHFDLTYFPIRHLGYKAVIVNLSDVYAMNALPRQITVSIGVSKRFCLEDLEELYSGIYLACERYGVDLVGGDTSTSYTGLTLSITAIGEANEKDLCYRSGAKTNDLLCVTGNLGAAYMGLQLLEREKKVFDGNPNIKPQFEGWDYILERFLKPEVRKTILEELHIAGIKPSAMIDISDGLSSEAMHICKNSNVGCRIYLEKLPIDQQTFKIAEEMHIDAIVAALNGGEDYELLFTVPIEFHEKILTIEGVSVIGHITPENTGAFLVTPDGNEIELRAQGWNALKEE; encoded by the coding sequence ATGTCAAATAAGTCGAAGCGTACGGAATTACACGAGTTGGGTGAGTTTAGAGTAATCGATCACCTAACTGAAAGAGCAAAGAATACAAACAAATCCACAATTAAGGGCGTTGGAGATGATGCTACCGTGATTAATCCTGATGGCAAAAGGATGGTAGTAACAACTGATTTACTCCTTGAAGGTGTACATTTCGACTTAACTTATTTTCCTATAAGGCATTTGGGTTACAAAGCGGTAATAGTAAATCTTAGCGATGTTTATGCCATGAATGCTTTACCAAGGCAAATTACAGTTTCGATAGGCGTTTCGAAGCGTTTTTGTCTTGAAGATCTTGAAGAACTATACAGTGGTATATATTTAGCTTGTGAACGATATGGGGTTGACCTTGTTGGTGGTGATACATCAACCTCCTATACTGGATTAACATTAAGCATTACTGCTATTGGTGAGGCGAATGAGAAAGACTTATGCTACCGTAGCGGAGCAAAAACAAACGACTTACTTTGTGTTACAGGAAATCTTGGAGCAGCCTATATGGGACTTCAACTACTTGAGCGCGAGAAAAAAGTGTTTGATGGAAACCCAAACATCAAGCCTCAATTTGAAGGATGGGATTATATTCTTGAACGATTTCTTAAACCAGAAGTACGAAAGACAATTCTTGAAGAACTTCATATTGCAGGGATTAAACCTTCCGCAATGATCGATATTTCCGATGGGCTATCATCTGAAGCAATGCATATCTGCAAAAACTCAAACGTTGGTTGTAGAATTTATTTGGAAAAACTACCTATCGATCAACAGACTTTTAAGATTGCTGAGGAGATGCATATTGATGCAATTGTTGCTGCGCTTAATGGTGGCGAGGATTATGAGTTGCTTTTCACCGTCCCAATTGAATTTCATGAAAAAATTTTAACAATTGAGGGAGTTTCGGTAATTGGTCACATAACCCCCGAAAACACTGGTGCATTCCTCGTTACTCCCGATGGGAATGAGATAGAACTTAGAGCACAGGGTTGGAATGCGCTAAAGGAGGAATAG
- a CDS encoding DUF4412 domain-containing protein produces the protein MKALYSIMITRPFILIELFLLLTFTGNAESKLQKFEGSINLERKTIYDTSFIKIQVKGNLVRLDEFDSKMNSVSILIINLESEKVVALSPKRKLFYELMTKGLTQTSKEDTTIIKTENRMMVNGYNCSLVRVKNISQDTETAFWVTQRNFPFFKLLNDILRNIKSDINLFSNLPGIDGEFPMLTVERTLLRKEKMKVSVTEIKEELLNVNMFKIPSDYQKIDQ, from the coding sequence ATGAAAGCGCTATACAGCATAATGATAACTAGACCTTTCATATTAATCGAACTATTCTTACTGTTAACTTTTACAGGTAATGCAGAATCAAAATTACAAAAATTTGAGGGAAGCATCAATCTGGAGAGAAAAACTATTTACGACACCTCTTTTATAAAAATACAAGTGAAGGGTAACTTGGTCCGTCTTGATGAGTTTGATTCCAAAATGAATTCGGTAAGTATTTTAATTATCAACCTCGAAAGCGAAAAAGTTGTTGCACTTTCTCCCAAGCGTAAATTGTTTTATGAGCTTATGACTAAAGGACTTACTCAAACCTCAAAAGAAGATACAACAATTATAAAGACAGAGAATAGAATGATGGTTAATGGTTATAATTGCAGTTTAGTGCGAGTTAAAAATATTTCACAGGATACTGAAACAGCTTTTTGGGTTACTCAGCGCAATTTTCCATTTTTCAAATTATTGAATGACATTCTCCGAAATATAAAATCAGACATCAACCTGTTTTCAAATCTCCCCGGAATAGATGGAGAATTCCCAATGCTAACAGTTGAGAGAACACTTCTTCGGAAAGAAAAAATGAAGGTTTCAGTTACTGAAATAAAAGAGGAGTTGCTAAACGTGAATATGTTTAAAATTCCTTCTGACTATCAAAAAATTGACCAATAG
- a CDS encoding LD-carboxypeptidase, with protein sequence MENITPPFIKPGDCIGIIAPARRVLVQEINPAIRFLTGKGFIVKTAPHLFAGFHQFAGTEEQRASDFMGMIEDPSVKAILCARGGYGSVRLLEHLNFRKLQQHPKWVVGYSDITVFHSLLNGWYGIETIHGPMPFNFQSEGGTNESLECLINVLTGESPKYTVNPHPLNKQGKAEGNLVGGNLSILYSLSGTNADINPAGKILFIEDLDEYLYHIDRMMMNLKHGGKLTNIAGLIVGGLTEMKDNHTPFGFTPHEIVSNALKNYNIPICFDFPAGHVEPNYSLIMGRRVRLEVTDNGATVAFEKPSIGQFFDSQKEF encoded by the coding sequence ATGGAAAACATCACACCCCCTTTTATTAAACCAGGCGATTGTATTGGGATAATTGCTCCAGCCCGACGTGTTTTAGTGCAAGAAATTAATCCCGCAATCAGGTTCTTAACAGGAAAAGGGTTTATAGTAAAAACTGCGCCACATCTATTTGCTGGGTTTCATCAATTTGCAGGAACCGAAGAACAACGGGCAAGTGATTTTATGGGTATGATAGAAGATCCTTCCGTTAAAGCCATTCTATGCGCAAGAGGCGGTTACGGATCCGTTCGTTTACTTGAGCACCTAAACTTTCGCAAACTTCAACAACATCCAAAGTGGGTGGTTGGTTATAGCGATATCACGGTTTTTCACAGTCTTTTGAATGGCTGGTATGGTATTGAAACAATTCATGGCCCTATGCCATTCAACTTTCAATCCGAAGGTGGAACTAATGAATCCCTGGAATGTTTAATTAATGTTTTAACGGGAGAAAGTCCCAAATACACTGTTAACCCTCATCCACTTAATAAACAGGGAAAAGCAGAAGGGAATTTGGTGGGAGGGAATCTTTCTATTTTATATAGTCTTTCTGGAACGAATGCTGATATAAATCCCGCTGGGAAAATTTTGTTTATCGAGGATTTGGATGAATATCTATACCACATCGATAGAATGATGATGAATTTAAAGCATGGCGGGAAACTTACTAATATTGCCGGATTAATAGTTGGTGGTCTCACAGAGATGAAGGATAACCATACCCCTTTCGGATTCACTCCACACGAAATTGTTTCTAATGCCCTAAAAAATTATAATATACCAATTTGTTTTGATTTTCCCGCAGGGCATGTTGAACCAAACTATTCTTTAATTATGGGTAGACGAGTTCGATTAGAGGTAACTGATAATGGTGCAACAGTTGCTTTCGAAAAACCTTCTATTGGTCAATTTTTTGATAGTCAGAAGGAATTTTAA
- a CDS encoding YraN family protein, with translation MKNDNDLNHPKELGKRGEAIAEEYLAKNGYKIRHKNWHYGHKELDIVAIKDNTLIVVEVKTRWTNYWEEPKESVRRKKQRFIIEAAEAYVQNYNLNMDVQFDVISIILQGEVFELEHIQDAFQPIF, from the coding sequence ATGAAAAATGATAATGATCTTAATCACCCTAAGGAACTGGGTAAACGTGGCGAGGCAATTGCAGAAGAATATTTAGCCAAAAATGGATATAAGATCCGTCACAAGAATTGGCATTATGGACATAAAGAACTTGATATTGTTGCAATCAAAGATAATACCTTGATTGTAGTAGAAGTAAAAACCCGTTGGACCAATTACTGGGAGGAGCCGAAGGAATCTGTTCGACGTAAAAAGCAAAGGTTTATAATTGAAGCAGCAGAGGCATATGTACAAAACTACAACCTAAATATGGATGTACAATTCGATGTTATCTCAATCATTTTGCAAGGAGAAGTCTTTGAATTGGAGCACATTCAGGATGCTTTTCAACCTATCTTTTAG